In the genome of Candidatus Cloacimonadota bacterium, the window GAATCGTAAAGTCAGCAGCTTTATTAGGTGCTGGTCTTTGTATGGGAATGGGTGCTTTGGGACCTGGAATCGGCGAAGGATTCGTAGCTGGAAAAGCTTGTGAAGGAATCGCCCGTTCTCCCGAAAATGCCAGTCTTATCACCAGAACAATGCTGGTGGGACAGGCAGTTTCTGAATCTACTGGTATTTATTCTCTGGTTATCGCGCTTCTGTTAATATTCTCCACCTAAGAAAATTAGTTTTATCGGGAAGGTCATTTTTTATTCTTTTTTCAGGAAGATAATGATCTATTCCAAAACAGGTGGAAATCTGGAATTTTCATTTTCTAAAGAGGAATGAATGAATTCCGGCAATGAATAATTTGGAGAATTTATGATTAGTATAAATTATGCGTTTGTCATAGTTATTTTGAATTTTATTCTGCTGCTTATTGTGCTGAATAAACTTCTGTATAAACCTATCAAACAGTTCCTGGCAGAAAGACAGAAGAAAATAACTGACGACATCGATGCAGCAAAAGCTTCCAAAGATGAAGCTCAGAAATTGGTGGAAAAGAAAGAAACCGAGCTAAAAGCATCAGCGGAAGATATCCGCAAAATGAAAAATGCTGCCAGAAAAGATGCCGAAGGAAAAGCCAGCGATATCTTGAAAAACGCCAAGACTCTGGAAAAGAAAATGCTCAAAGACACTGAATCTCAGCTGAAGCATGAGAAACAGAAAGTTATGCAGGAAATCGAAGGTGAGCTTTCCGATCTGGTGGCAGATCTATCCGCCAAATTTCTTTCCGGCAAGCTGGACGATAAAAAAGATAAAGAACTCATCGGTAAAATGTTGAAGGAAAGCGAGAGAAGTGAGAAATAACCTAATTGCTCAGCGTTATGCCAAAGCAGTTCTTCTAAATATAAAATCAGAAGAATTCGACGATCTGAGAGCTGATATAAAGCAGATGATGGAAATTTTTCATCAGGACACAGATTACCTGAAATCCCTGGATTCAATGCTGTACCCTTTCCAGAAAAGACTGAACGCTGCTTTGGAAATAACCAAAGGACTTTCCAAACAGGAACTTTGGAAAAATCTGTTTGAGATTCTTATCAAAAAAAACCGCTTTTCGCTGATTGATGATATTTTGCGAGTATTGGATGCGGACATTCTGCACCTGGAAAACAAGGTTCATGTAAAATTAACGATCGCGCACAAACACAGCGCAGAAGTTATGCAGCAGATAGAAAATAAAATTAGAGATATCTTGAATAAAGATATTGAAATAGAGATCAGGAAAAACCCGGAAATTCTGGGTGGATTCCTTGCCGAAACGGAGAGTTTTCTTATCGATGGCTCGGTAAAACACAATCTGGTCAAATTAATTAATATTAAAAAAAATTAGTATAGAGGTCGGTATGAAAATACAACCAGAAGAAATAAGTTCGATCCTGAAAGATAAGATCAACAATTTCAAATTTGAGATAGACATTGCTGAAACCGGAAAGGT includes:
- the atpH gene encoding ATP synthase F1 subunit delta gives rise to the protein MRNNLIAQRYAKAVLLNIKSEEFDDLRADIKQMMEIFHQDTDYLKSLDSMLYPFQKRLNAALEITKGLSKQELWKNLFEILIKKNRFSLIDDILRVLDADILHLENKVHVKLTIAHKHSAEVMQQIENKIRDILNKDIEIEIRKNPEILGGFLAETESFLIDGSVKHNLVKLINIKKN
- the atpE gene encoding ATP synthase F0 subunit C: MELTLAQGIVKSAALLGAGLCMGMGALGPGIGEGFVAGKACEGIARSPENASLITRTMLVGQAVSESTGIYSLVIALLLIFST
- the atpF gene encoding F0F1 ATP synthase subunit B, producing MISINYAFVIVILNFILLLIVLNKLLYKPIKQFLAERQKKITDDIDAAKASKDEAQKLVEKKETELKASAEDIRKMKNAARKDAEGKASDILKNAKTLEKKMLKDTESQLKHEKQKVMQEIEGELSDLVADLSAKFLSGKLDDKKDKELIGKMLKESERSEK